In the Phycisphaerales bacterium genome, CCTGCGCACCTTCCAGAGTGACCAGGGCCAGGACGGCGCCCGCGCCTGCGTCCTCGTGTTCAATGACGATCTCAATGCGGCCAAGACCGATGCCGAGAAGGCTGCGGTGATCCACCGCACGCTCGCTCATCCCGCCTTTGACGAACTGGCGCTCGCCGGTCAAGCATCGGGCGTGTTTGCCGGTCTCGGTGGCGTCGAGAAAGGCGTCGCGACCCTGTCAGCCGAGGACCTTGGAGCGCTCGATCGCTTCGTCACTGCCGACAACGCCGAGGTGATGATCCGCTCGTACATCGAACTGCTCAAGGCATATTCCACCGCCGCCGACAAGCCCGCCGCCAACGCGCTGCGCGAAAAGATGGCCCTGCTGGCCGCCGACATGGCGGCCGGCGCCACCGATGAGCGCATGGCCAAGTACTACACCGGCATCACCTCCTACCTGAACGGCGCTTGCGCTCGCGGCGAACTGCTCGGATACAAGGCGCCCGAAGTCAACATCACCTGGTCGAGCGACCCCAGCCTCAGTTCGCTGGGCGCTCTCAAGGGTGAAGTCGTCGTGCTCGACTTCTGGGCCACGTGGTGCGGCCCGTGCGTCGCGTCCTTCCCGAACGTGCGCGAACTCGTCGAACACTACAAGGGGTATCCCGTTCGCATCGTCGGCGTGACGAGCCTGCAGGGCTATCACATCGACAGCGAAGCCGCCGAGAAGCGAATCGATACCGCCGGCGATCCGC is a window encoding:
- a CDS encoding TlpA family protein disulfide reductase is translated as MIRITATLCAAVAVYGAAATLLAAPPTDEQIEQCIKSFSEARTANPPRTMDDMKKLAGEALGDLSVEEMSVDQISTLLTKAPILRYADGAYEKAVARLRTFQSDQGQDGARACVLVFNDDLNAAKTDAEKAAVIHRTLAHPAFDELALAGQASGVFAGLGGVEKGVATLSAEDLGALDRFVTADNAEVMIRSYIELLKAYSTAADKPAANALREKMALLAADMAAGATDERMAKYYTGITSYLNGACARGELLGYKAPEVNITWSSDPSLSSLGALKGEVVVLDFWATWCGPCVASFPNVRELVEHYKGYPVRIVGVTSLQGYHIDSEAAEKRIDTAGDPQKEYALMASYLKSRNITWSVVFTEQEVFNPDYGVRGIPHVAIIGADGKVRHNGLHPAAPLKHKTELIDALLKEAGLPAPAPVVEEPAPGDEG